One part of the Armatimonadota bacterium genome encodes these proteins:
- a CDS encoding glutamate synthase, translated as MNDFADKLINSRAWMMEGWSPSEPPHTEEEGGCGVTGFACSIPVGGRHIYEPSVQMHNRGNGKGGGIAAVGMVPEQLGVSRDVLTNDYILQIALLDPAARNAVEADYVNPMFDIHHAQQVGHIDNWQDIEGLPVCPPEICRYFVKPKKDVLAAFAQKRGLDGLSPRDIEEEFLFQNAFELNNKYYAAMGDKQAFVMSQGRNMMILKIVGYAEQIVTYYQLDDFKAHVWIAHQRYPTRGRVWHPGGAHPFCGMNEALVHNGDFANYYSVCEYLAQRNIKPLFLTDTEVSILVFDLWSRVYKYPLEYIIEGLAPTSERDFDMLPKKKQEVYKRIQQDHIHASPDGPWFFIIARNDVENDAFQLLGITDTAMLRPQVFALQDGEVQIGLICSEKQAIDATLASLAREDSRFCTVADNYWNARGGSYTDGGTFVFTLNHQDDGSYKLSCADKFGRERKADSGELKAGEPVAINEAVANIPALLADESGVSLFKALKKAASGMSLEDFKSLCSSIISTVQTDDQRPAAINGLTLMIDRRYHTGVNRHARIVEAVVNTLTAIFESVPSIVDGGSSKYARVDWETRDAMRAPMGDEEVLIVNGHDFPPEGDECDARLVYEAYEKGWKKFICHSYIGQRFLGSGLGPESVDCRIDAYGSTGDYLASGLDGAVIVVHGNAQDQLAQIMRGGKLVIHGDVGQTFMYGAKGGDVFIRGNAAGRPLINAVGCPKAIINGTCLDFLAESFMAGDPLNGGGFVILNGVKFDSDGTIIDLDTPYSGSNLFSLASGGAIYVRDPHNTLDDEQLNGGEYYELTDADWKLIEPYLEENARLFDISVDRLLTVDGKTLEPRQVYRKVAPARKVVAAAVADDATDCDED; from the coding sequence ATGAACGACTTTGCGGATAAGTTAATAAATAGCAGGGCATGGATGATGGAGGGCTGGAGCCCGTCCGAACCGCCGCACACTGAAGAAGAGGGCGGATGCGGGGTTACGGGGTTTGCCTGTTCCATTCCTGTCGGCGGCAGGCACATTTATGAGCCGTCCGTGCAGATGCATAACCGCGGCAACGGCAAGGGCGGCGGAATCGCGGCTGTGGGTATGGTGCCGGAACAGCTCGGCGTCTCGCGGGATGTGCTTACCAACGATTACATACTTCAAATAGCGCTGCTGGACCCGGCTGCCAGGAATGCAGTCGAAGCGGACTACGTTAACCCCATGTTCGATATCCATCATGCCCAGCAGGTCGGCCATATCGACAACTGGCAGGATATCGAAGGGCTTCCGGTCTGCCCGCCTGAGATCTGCCGTTATTTTGTAAAACCCAAGAAAGATGTGCTCGCTGCTTTTGCGCAAAAGCGCGGTCTTGACGGGTTATCCCCGCGTGACATAGAAGAGGAGTTCCTTTTCCAGAACGCATTTGAACTCAACAACAAATATTATGCTGCCATGGGCGACAAGCAGGCTTTTGTGATGAGCCAGGGCCGCAACATGATGATCCTGAAGATCGTCGGTTACGCCGAGCAGATCGTCACCTACTATCAGCTCGATGACTTCAAGGCGCATGTCTGGATCGCTCACCAGAGATATCCTACACGCGGACGTGTGTGGCACCCAGGCGGCGCGCACCCGTTCTGCGGCATGAACGAGGCCCTGGTGCACAACGGTGACTTCGCTAACTATTATTCTGTGTGCGAGTATCTGGCCCAGAGAAATATCAAGCCGCTGTTTCTGACCGATACCGAGGTATCTATACTGGTCTTTGATCTCTGGAGCAGGGTCTATAAATATCCGCTGGAGTATATAATCGAGGGCCTGGCGCCCACCAGTGAGCGTGACTTCGATATGCTGCCCAAAAAGAAGCAGGAAGTGTATAAGCGGATACAGCAGGACCATATCCATGCTTCACCGGACGGGCCGTGGTTCTTTATTATCGCCAGGAATGATGTCGAAAACGACGCATTCCAGCTCCTGGGAATCACAGACACGGCTATGCTCAGGCCACAGGTATTCGCGCTGCAGGACGGTGAGGTCCAGATCGGCCTGATCTGTTCCGAGAAACAGGCAATAGATGCAACTCTTGCCAGCCTTGCGCGTGAGGACAGCCGGTTCTGCACGGTAGCCGACAACTATTGGAACGCTCGCGGCGGCAGCTATACGGACGGCGGCACTTTTGTCTTCACCCTTAACCATCAGGACGATGGGTCGTATAAGCTGAGCTGCGCGGACAAGTTTGGAAGAGAGCGCAAAGCAGACAGCGGAGAGCTGAAAGCAGGTGAACCTGTTGCTATAAATGAGGCCGTAGCAAATATTCCGGCGCTGCTTGCTGATGAGAGCGGAGTATCGCTCTTTAAGGCTCTAAAGAAAGCTGCATCTGGAATGAGTCTTGAGGACTTTAAGAGCCTGTGCAGCTCGATCATATCTACTGTTCAGACTGACGACCAGCGTCCGGCTGCAATAAACGGCCTGACACTTATGATCGACCGCCGCTATCACACGGGCGTAAACAGGCATGCAAGAATAGTTGAAGCTGTGGTCAATACGCTTACGGCTATATTTGAATCGGTGCCGTCCATAGTCGACGGCGGCAGTTCAAAATATGCCCGTGTGGACTGGGAGACCCGCGACGCCATGAGGGCTCCGATGGGCGATGAGGAAGTGTTGATCGTTAACGGTCACGACTTCCCGCCGGAGGGCGATGAGTGCGACGCTAGGCTGGTCTACGAAGCCTATGAAAAGGGCTGGAAGAAATTCATCTGTCACAGCTATATCGGGCAGAGGTTCCTCGGCTCGGGTCTGGGCCCGGAATCGGTCGACTGCCGGATAGACGCTTACGGCAGCACCGGCGACTACCTTGCTTCCGGTTTGGATGGCGCGGTGATAGTGGTTCACGGCAACGCTCAGGACCAGCTCGCTCAGATCATGAGGGGCGGCAAGTTGGTAATCCACGGCGATGTCGGCCAGACGTTTATGTATGGCGCCAAGGGCGGCGACGTATTTATCAGGGGCAATGCCGCTGGAAGACCGTTAATCAATGCGGTCGGCTGCCCGAAAGCGATTATAAACGGCACCTGCCTGGACTTTTTGGCTGAGTCGTTTATGGCCGGTGATCCGCTAAATGGCGGCGGGTTCGTAATATTGAACGGTGTGAAGTTCGACAGTGACGGCACTATCATCGACCTGGATACGCCGTATTCGGGCTCGAACCTGTTCTCGCTGGCTTCGGGCGGCGCGATCTATGTCCGCGATCCGCACAACACTCTCGATGACGAACAGCTCAACGGCGGCGAGTATTATGAGCTTACCGACGCTGATTGGAAGCTGATTGAGCCTTATCTGGAAGAAAACGCACGGCTCTTTGATATATCCGTTGATCGTCTGCTTACAGTAGACGGCAAGACACTGGAACCCAGGCAGGTCTATCGCAAGGTAGCTCCGGCGCGCAAAGTTGTCGCTGCTGCTGTCGCGGATGATGCAACGGACTGTGACGAAGACTAG
- a CDS encoding 4Fe-4S dicluster domain-containing protein has protein sequence MSNSATITKIDQSLLEKLDPKGELNLASCLQCGRCSAGCTMRLEMGILPHQMNRMVLLGMEDELLSSKAIWTCASCHTCVSRCPMKVNTPALIDRLREMAKSAPTQDLEKIRTFNDEMLKSMKLFGRVYEMGMMGFYKMRTRDLFSDLAKFPTMLAKGKMKIFPPRTRARKAVSTIFDRVHRARRAK, from the coding sequence ATGAGTAACTCGGCAACGATTACAAAAATAGATCAGAGCCTGCTTGAAAAGCTGGACCCCAAGGGTGAGCTTAATCTGGCGTCTTGTCTGCAGTGCGGACGGTGCTCGGCTGGCTGCACGATGCGCCTTGAGATGGGCATCCTTCCCCACCAGATGAACCGGATGGTCCTGCTGGGTATGGAAGACGAACTGCTTTCGAGCAAGGCCATATGGACCTGCGCGTCATGCCATACTTGCGTATCGCGCTGCCCTATGAAGGTAAACACACCGGCGCTCATCGACAGGCTCCGCGAGATGGCAAAAAGCGCCCCGACTCAGGACCTGGAGAAGATCAGGACCTTTAACGACGAAATGCTTAAGTCGATGAAGCTCTTCGGGCGAGTCTATGAGATGGGCATGATGGGCTTTTACAAGATGCGCACACGGGACCTCTTCAGCGATTTGGCCAAGTTCCCGACCATGCTCGCCAAGGGCAAGATGAAGATATTCCCGCCGCGCACTCGGGCGCGTAAGGCGGTCTCGACAATATTCGACCGGGTGCATCGCGCACGGAGGGCAAAATGA
- a CDS encoding CoB--CoM heterodisulfide reductase iron-sulfur subunit B family protein, which yields MKYSFFPGCSMESTAHDFEMSTLAVAKALGIQMEELPDWSCCGSTPAHATDSLLAVSLPARNLAIAQGLGSDLIVCCASCYGRLATANRDLAHDAQLRAQVSDIIGQQYDGKVKVRHFLQLLRDDYGIPEIKDNIVKSLNGLKVACYYGCLLTRPKELSILDDPEDPQVLEDILSAAGADPVEWPYKTECCGASFSITRTDTVKHLAGDILRMAKMSGADCIAVACPLCQSNLDLRQSDIEKETGEKIGLPVFFFTQLLGKALGLSDSELGINKLMVSPAGIAGL from the coding sequence ATGAAATATTCATTCTTTCCGGGCTGCTCTATGGAGTCGACCGCTCACGACTTTGAGATGTCGACTCTGGCGGTCGCAAAAGCCTTAGGAATCCAGATGGAAGAACTGCCGGACTGGAGCTGCTGCGGCTCGACCCCGGCGCACGCCACCGACTCGCTATTAGCCGTATCGCTTCCGGCTCGGAACCTGGCTATAGCGCAGGGACTTGGCAGCGACCTGATCGTCTGCTGCGCATCCTGCTACGGCAGGCTGGCGACGGCTAACCGCGATCTAGCTCATGATGCCCAGCTTCGCGCCCAGGTCTCGGATATTATCGGACAGCAATACGATGGAAAAGTAAAGGTTCGACACTTTTTGCAGCTGCTCCGAGATGATTACGGCATCCCGGAGATCAAGGACAATATAGTCAAAAGTCTGAACGGTCTTAAGGTGGCTTGTTATTATGGGTGCCTGCTCACCAGACCAAAGGAACTCAGCATTCTGGATGACCCTGAGGACCCGCAAGTGCTGGAAGATATTCTCTCGGCTGCCGGAGCTGATCCTGTCGAGTGGCCTTATAAGACAGAGTGCTGTGGCGCCAGTTTTTCGATCACTCGCACCGATACTGTAAAGCACCTGGCAGGTGACATACTCCGTATGGCAAAAATGAGCGGTGCGGACTGCATAGCAGTGGCGTGTCCTCTGTGTCAGAGCAATCTGGATTTGCGCCAGTCCGATATTGAAAAAGAGACCGGCGAGAAGATAGGCCTGCCTGTGTTCTTCTTCACCCAGCTTTTAGGTAAGGCTCTCGGGCTTTCGGACTCTGAGCTTGGTATAAACAAATTGATGGTCAGTCCGGCTGGAATTGCCGGTCTTTAG
- a CDS encoding FAD-dependent oxidoreductase, with protein MAIKKSENGPVGAVMVAGGGIAGIQASLDLANSGYKVYLVEKSPSVGGKMAQLDKTFPTGDCATCIISPKLVECSRNLNIEIIPQSQVEELTGESGSFKVKLKQRARFVDINKCSACGDCEKVCPINVPDPFNRGLAKHTAIHKVTAQAVPNAYVIEKRDRPPCVSACPMGQNVQAYVALIAKGKFAEAAEIIKRDNPLPLICGYVCHRPCESECQQGRYGEPISIRNLKRFAVEHAGSPTPNTQHPTPDTSKVAIIGSGPAGLAAADYLARKGYAVTIYEAMSVPGGMMRAGIPDFRLPRKVLDSQIKDILDLGVELKCNSPIGSDTTIDSILKSGYKAVFAAVGAQNSTDLGIKGEELNGVRPGIEFIKQVNLGEKVSLGNKVAVIGAGNAAMDIARTAVRLGVKDVTIIYRRTKCEMPADPAEVEDAIKEGVKFVFLTNPKRFVGDGGKLTGIECLDMKLSDERDASGRRRPVAVEGSEHIIECDDAILATGQKVDLSFMMGCELGVNKWGLLNVDRVTLATDKPGIFAGGDVVAGAGTLSEAVAAGKRAAVSIERYLKGEDMVEGRDADSRIWTDERHRELELAQRREKRLKSARVQPDKPDGSYSEAKAIEEASRCLACGVCCECGECVKACLAKAIDHNMQDSYRELEVGAVVLAPGYEEFDATIRGEFGFGRYANVVTNVQFERLLSAGGPYAGHLQRISDGRELKKVAFIQCVGSRDAANNRPYCSSVCCMAAIKESVVAKDHTPGLETTIFYTDIRAFGKDFDRYYERAKTGGVRFERSQISRVVEMPDTKSLRLSYLKDGKPVDEEFDMVVLSTGMRPSEEALRTAKAVGIELNECGFCKSSEFAAVATSRDGIFVAGAFQEPKDIPETVTQASAAAAMAMEMLSPARGTLVTHKQYPKERDVIDEEPRIGVFICHCGINIASVVDVEKVVEAAKSMPYVAFADHQMYACADNTQDYMKQIINEYNLNRLIVASCTPRTHEALFRETARECGLNPYLVDMANIRDQCSWVHSKDPDAATAKAIDLVKMAVGRSAKLTALETEELPVVQTALVIGGGPSGMSSALSLAKQGFLVNLAEKLDKLGGRLAPGKIRDKLIADVEKHPMIRTFLSSKVEKLSGFVGNFTSEIKTPEGMVDIEHGALIIAIGGREYKPTEYLYGQDKRVLTQRELENKFSMVSELAARPTVAMIQCVGSRNEQRPFCSRSCCTDAVKNAIRIKEMRPDSKVIVLYRDMRTYGANELFYQKAREMGVIFLRYDPENPPEVTGGDKLKLKFMETELKMPVNLDVDMLLLSVGTSPAVENQEISDLAKLPLNADGFFLEAHVKLRPVDFASEGIFLCGSAHSPKNTVENIQQGRAAAGRAATVISKKTMNVGGQVSVVDTRKCVSCLTCVKVCPFGAPEVSKTNGKNRVEIQAAKCMGCGSCASACPAKAIELHHFMDKQVSAAIEALLRA; from the coding sequence ATGGCAATCAAGAAATCGGAAAATGGCCCTGTAGGGGCGGTAATGGTCGCAGGGGGCGGCATAGCCGGAATCCAGGCGTCGCTGGATCTCGCGAACTCTGGTTATAAGGTCTACCTGGTGGAGAAGTCGCCGTCTGTCGGCGGAAAGATGGCCCAGCTCGACAAGACCTTCCCGACGGGCGACTGCGCCACTTGTATCATATCGCCGAAACTGGTCGAATGCTCGCGAAACCTCAATATCGAAATAATACCTCAGTCGCAGGTCGAAGAGCTTACCGGCGAATCGGGCAGCTTCAAGGTCAAGCTTAAGCAGAGAGCGCGCTTTGTTGATATCAATAAGTGCAGCGCCTGCGGTGACTGCGAGAAAGTATGCCCTATAAATGTGCCCGACCCGTTCAACAGGGGTCTGGCTAAGCATACGGCGATCCATAAAGTGACCGCCCAGGCTGTGCCGAATGCGTATGTGATCGAAAAGCGCGACAGACCGCCGTGTGTCAGCGCCTGCCCTATGGGCCAGAACGTCCAGGCTTATGTCGCTCTTATCGCCAAAGGCAAGTTTGCAGAGGCAGCCGAGATTATCAAGCGTGACAACCCGCTGCCGCTCATCTGCGGCTATGTCTGCCACAGGCCGTGCGAGAGCGAGTGCCAGCAGGGCAGATACGGCGAACCCATCTCTATAAGAAACCTCAAGCGCTTTGCAGTTGAGCACGCCGGTTCGCCGACACCCAACACCCAACACCCAACACCCGACACCTCCAAGGTGGCGATAATCGGTTCGGGACCGGCAGGCCTTGCTGCAGCCGATTATCTTGCTCGGAAGGGCTACGCAGTCACAATTTATGAGGCCATGAGTGTGCCGGGCGGTATGATGAGAGCCGGTATTCCAGACTTCCGTCTTCCGCGCAAGGTCCTCGACAGCCAGATCAAAGATATTCTCGATTTGGGCGTGGAGCTAAAGTGCAACTCACCCATTGGCTCGGATACGACAATCGACAGCATCTTGAAGAGCGGCTACAAGGCTGTGTTTGCCGCAGTCGGTGCCCAGAACAGCACTGATCTGGGCATCAAAGGTGAAGAGCTTAATGGTGTCCGGCCAGGAATCGAGTTCATCAAGCAGGTAAACCTTGGCGAGAAAGTCTCGCTTGGCAATAAAGTTGCCGTGATAGGCGCGGGCAACGCTGCTATGGATATAGCGAGAACGGCTGTCCGCCTGGGCGTGAAGGATGTAACTATCATATATCGCCGCACCAAGTGCGAGATGCCCGCTGACCCGGCCGAGGTCGAGGATGCCATCAAAGAAGGCGTCAAGTTTGTCTTCCTCACTAACCCCAAGCGGTTCGTGGGAGATGGCGGCAAGCTTACCGGTATCGAATGCCTGGATATGAAGCTTTCGGACGAGCGCGACGCTTCCGGCAGGCGCAGACCTGTCGCAGTCGAAGGCTCAGAGCACATCATTGAGTGCGACGACGCCATCCTGGCTACAGGCCAGAAAGTCGACCTGAGCTTTATGATGGGATGCGAGCTTGGAGTAAATAAGTGGGGCCTGCTCAATGTAGACCGCGTGACCCTCGCGACCGACAAGCCCGGCATCTTTGCAGGCGGCGATGTGGTCGCAGGCGCAGGGACTTTGAGCGAGGCGGTAGCCGCAGGTAAGCGGGCTGCTGTTTCTATAGAGAGATATCTTAAGGGTGAGGACATGGTCGAGGGCCGCGATGCCGACAGCCGTATTTGGACTGATGAGAGGCACCGCGAACTCGAGCTTGCCCAGAGGCGTGAAAAGCGCCTGAAGAGTGCGCGTGTCCAGCCGGACAAGCCGGACGGGTCGTACTCAGAGGCCAAAGCTATTGAAGAGGCGAGCCGGTGTCTGGCATGCGGAGTCTGCTGCGAGTGCGGGGAGTGCGTAAAGGCATGTCTGGCTAAGGCCATTGATCACAATATGCAGGACTCGTATCGTGAGCTGGAGGTCGGCGCAGTTGTGCTGGCTCCGGGTTATGAAGAGTTCGACGCTACAATCCGCGGAGAGTTCGGCTTCGGCAGATACGCGAATGTGGTCACCAATGTCCAGTTTGAAAGGCTCCTTTCGGCAGGCGGGCCATATGCTGGCCACCTTCAGAGGATATCGGATGGCAGGGAACTCAAGAAAGTAGCCTTTATCCAGTGCGTTGGTTCGCGTGACGCGGCCAATAACCGGCCTTACTGCTCATCTGTGTGCTGCATGGCGGCAATCAAAGAGTCTGTTGTTGCCAAAGACCACACACCGGGTCTTGAGACCACCATCTTCTACACCGATATACGCGCGTTCGGCAAGGACTTCGACAGATATTATGAGCGCGCCAAGACAGGCGGGGTGCGCTTTGAGCGCAGCCAGATATCGCGTGTGGTCGAAATGCCCGATACCAAGAGCTTGAGGCTTTCATATCTCAAGGACGGAAAGCCCGTTGATGAAGAGTTCGATATGGTAGTCCTCTCCACTGGTATGAGACCCAGCGAGGAGGCTCTGCGCACTGCAAAAGCGGTCGGTATTGAGTTAAACGAGTGCGGGTTCTGCAAGTCGAGTGAGTTTGCTGCTGTGGCTACCAGCCGTGATGGAATCTTCGTCGCCGGAGCTTTCCAGGAACCTAAAGACATTCCTGAGACGGTTACCCAGGCGAGCGCAGCGGCCGCTATGGCTATGGAGATGCTCTCACCTGCGCGCGGCACGCTGGTCACGCACAAGCAGTATCCCAAAGAGCGCGACGTCATCGACGAAGAGCCTAGAATCGGCGTCTTTATATGCCACTGCGGAATCAATATTGCAAGTGTGGTGGATGTGGAGAAGGTCGTAGAGGCTGCCAAGAGCATGCCTTATGTCGCCTTTGCCGACCACCAGATGTATGCCTGTGCGGACAACACTCAGGACTATATGAAGCAGATCATAAATGAGTATAATCTGAACCGCCTGATAGTGGCGTCCTGCACGCCTCGTACACATGAGGCGCTCTTTAGAGAGACAGCCCGCGAGTGTGGGCTTAATCCATACCTGGTGGATATGGCGAATATCCGCGACCAATGTTCGTGGGTCCACTCAAAGGACCCTGACGCAGCGACCGCCAAGGCTATCGACCTGGTCAAAATGGCAGTCGGCAGATCGGCAAAGCTCACCGCTCTGGAGACTGAGGAACTGCCTGTCGTGCAGACTGCATTGGTGATCGGCGGAGGGCCCAGCGGCATGAGTTCAGCTTTGAGCCTTGCAAAGCAGGGCTTCCTGGTCAATCTGGCAGAGAAATTGGATAAACTCGGCGGCAGGCTCGCTCCCGGCAAGATCCGGGATAAGCTAATTGCCGATGTCGAGAAGCACCCTATGATCAGGACATTCCTTTCGTCCAAGGTCGAAAAGCTCAGCGGATTTGTCGGCAACTTCACCAGTGAGATCAAGACACCGGAGGGAATGGTCGATATCGAGCACGGTGCGCTGATCATTGCAATAGGCGGACGTGAGTATAAACCGACAGAATATCTCTACGGCCAGGACAAACGCGTTCTTACTCAGCGCGAGCTTGAGAACAAGTTCTCGATGGTGAGCGAGCTAGCAGCCAGGCCCACTGTCGCTATGATCCAGTGTGTGGGCTCACGAAACGAGCAGAGGCCGTTCTGCAGCCGGTCTTGCTGCACCGACGCAGTCAAGAACGCTATCCGCATAAAAGAGATGCGGCCGGACTCCAAAGTTATCGTGCTCTACAGAGACATGCGCACTTACGGCGCAAACGAGCTATTCTATCAGAAAGCGCGTGAGATGGGCGTTATCTTCCTGAGATACGACCCCGAGAACCCGCCCGAAGTGACCGGTGGCGATAAACTCAAGCTCAAGTTTATGGAGACTGAGCTCAAGATGCCGGTCAACCTGGATGTGGATATGCTGCTGCTTTCAGTCGGGACATCTCCTGCAGTGGAAAACCAGGAGATATCTGATCTGGCGAAGCTTCCGCTCAATGCGGACGGTTTCTTCCTGGAGGCGCATGTAAAGCTGCGTCCTGTGGACTTCGCGTCAGAAGGCATCTTCCTTTGCGGAAGCGCCCATTCGCCGAAGAACACTGTCGAGAATATCCAGCAGGGAAGAGCCGCAGCCGGTAGAGCCGCAACGGTCATCTCGAAGAAGACGATGAACGTCGGCGGTCAGGTGAGTGTAGTAGACACCAGAAAGTGCGTTTCGTGCCTGACATGTGTAAAGGTGTGCCCGTTCGGAGCGCCTGAGGTGAGCAAAACCAACGGCAAGAACCGTGTCGAGATTCAGGCGGCCAAGTGTATGGGCTGCGGAAGCTGCGCCTCGGCGTGCCCTGCCAAAGCTATCGAGCTGCATCACTTTATGGACAAGCAGGTCTCTGCCGCCATTGAAGCGCTGCTCAGAGCGTAA
- a CDS encoding hydrogenase iron-sulfur subunit — protein sequence MDNFEPKILALCCHYCAYAAADLAGSMRLQYPANVRVLRLPCTGKVDPGYIMTAFEKGIDGVLVAGCLEGGCHFQEGNLRAKRRVALVREMLEEAGIEKDRLEMFNLSSAEGPRFAEIVGIMADRIKKLGPNPLRRESAQVTGVRG from the coding sequence ATGGATAACTTTGAACCGAAAATACTGGCGTTGTGCTGTCATTACTGCGCATACGCCGCTGCGGACCTGGCGGGTTCTATGCGGCTGCAATATCCGGCAAACGTGCGTGTGCTTAGGCTCCCGTGCACCGGCAAGGTGGACCCGGGCTATATAATGACCGCATTTGAGAAGGGCATTGACGGCGTGCTTGTGGCCGGCTGCCTGGAGGGCGGATGCCACTTCCAGGAGGGCAACCTGCGGGCTAAAAGGCGTGTGGCACTCGTCCGTGAGATGCTGGAGGAAGCCGGAATAGAGAAAGACAGGCTGGAGATGTTTAACCTCTCCTCAGCCGAAGGACCCAGGTTCGCTGAGATAGTCGGTATAATGGCCGACCGGATCAAAAAGCTCGGACCAAATCCATTGAGACGCGAAAGCGCTCAGGTGACAGGTGTTAGGGGTTAG